DNA sequence from the Acipenser ruthenus chromosome 8, fAciRut3.2 maternal haplotype, whole genome shotgun sequence genome:
AAAGTGTAGTTGTACACTTATACAGCAAGTGTACTCCCACATAGCTCAAAACAGCAACAATAATGTGCAGATCAATCTCAAAAGCTTTCTGCATCTTCAATACTGATCTAACCACGAAAGATTTACTGTTGGTTGTGTGCAGTATCATACATTTTAACAGTAGCAATTGTTGCAAAGGAAAAATAATTTGTGTCACTGAACAGTGTTCAGAGTCAGATTCCTGTGTGCCCAACCAGACATCACAGACAGCTCTAAAATGGTTTTCAGTGTAAATGTATTGTTTCTACTAAAATatgctaaaattaaaataataataaagatgggAGACAAATATCTAAACTTTATTTCCCACAGAATATAAATTGAATTGTTATAGGACTGATTGAGGACCAATGAGAGTGCTTACCAAGCGGAGAAggcttaaatattttatttgcatttgtttttcatgggatttcttttatttatttatttattttcattcttcCTGCTGGTACAGTTGTTCATTATAGACTCAGGAGCACCATCCTCATCAAGAATGCATCTGAGCATGGCAACTTTGTTTAGTGGAAGTAGTTCTCAGCATTACTGTGTACTGACACTGGACCtgaatcattttatacaaatcTACCATCAGGTAAATGTGAGCATgcatatttattgtgtttttaattattgcaTATTGGGCAGATAGGACTGGTGTGGATGTATGTGTTGTATATTACATACATGTTTTCTAATAGATGCTTGCCAGATTATTAAAATAGTAAATTTGGATATAAAGCCAATAGAGTTAATTTActcatttaaaataattgaatacaataaaataaatatcagtATAAGGCTTATATTTAAAATGACAGATCCCAACGGATAACCAGCTATTATTAAATATGTGTTGTGGCAAAGGGTGATGGTTAAACTAATACAATGTTTTGCTATGATGTTGTGGATAATGGTGTCAACCCATTCAAGTCCAGTTTACAGAGGAAAACCCAGATAGTGTACACAACAATCAACTGGTGATCGGattttacagtaaattaattCTTTATTGAACCagcttttataaaaataaaaaagggcaaACTCCCAGCTTTTATCAGGATTGATGGTCATTGCTGGATTTTCAATCAGGGCTGACAAATGTAATTACGGTATTGTAAAACTTAACTGTTGTGCAGTATTCCTGTCACAATGGTGATATGTATAATAATGTGAAGAGATGTCTTCCCTCTTTTAAAATCTCTCCTGGGAACTGGGTAGCATAGTAAATGAGTAGGTAGGTGTTAGGCCTCTGGGCCCATTAACAATTtctgaaacattttatttatgtgtgtgttaATATTGTCTAGACCATGGGAAGGTAGCTTGTTGAGCAATCACCTACTCCACTGGCCCCTTTGCTCCTGCGCATCTTATTATTGGTTCAACTGTTACTGAGGTCCAATTTTCaatctgaaaaagtggactgtcTACAAAAGATGAGTGGTTTCAAATGCACATATTGTCAAGTCGGAAAGAAgcaaaaaaatcacatttgttGAGAACACAGCACTATAAACATGATGCCATTAATAACAGGGATAGATGGATGGGGCATTCACCTGTGTTTAAGAACAGCATAAAAAAGACTGCatttggcttttaaaacactttatATTGTCCAATACatgttactttaacatactgGTTATTACAAATAGCCATTAAACTGCAAACTAGGACTTGCATGAAGAATTAGAGTATTGATATTACTGTTTAGCAGAGCAAAGAGAAGTTTAGGACAAGGATGGATGCAATATAAAATACTAatagaagatgatgatgatgatgataataataatagactaaaAACCAATAAGTAACATTTTGACTGATGAATACATGCTGTGCACTGAGGGTTGGGCATGTCTTGCTTACTTAGCTACACTCTGACCTTGCCTGCTAAATTAATAAGTGATATccctaaatatacagtataattgccTGCAGTGGTAACCCTTAATTATCAATTTTCTAGAAATCCAAAACTATTAGACTACTAAATATACATTGGTGTCTGTGAATAGATAATAATCCCATATTCAAACACACACCAAAGAAAAAGACTGGACAAAGTCAACCATTCTTTGTTTGGCTTACACATAGAATTGCAACTTAAGGTTGCACAGAAAAACAGATTGTCCTTCCTCATCAGCCAAAGGGTGTCTCAAGGTTACAGCTGGAAAATATTGGTGAAGCACGAATGGAAATGAACAGCAATGCTTTGGCTTGCAGTCCCAAAGAGACTGCTGTTTTTCCTCCATTAATTTAACTGCTCAACTACTGCCTTTATTACCGTAACGGTACACCGCTGTTCAGTGAATGCTTAACCTtctataaacaacaaaaaataaagacaaagatTATATATTAGCggatattttaaaaaagtaatccaTTTCAGTTACTTAATTGTAACTAGTTTACAgtaattaattactttaaaaaaataactagttacagttacaaatagttacttctcaggtaCAGTTTAAATTTGAATAGAGATTTTTTTCGGTTTGGTCAGCCTACAGtttgaaatattctttgaagattgATCTATCGAACCCACTCCTTCCCACCTCTGATGACATTTTGTAGGGAAACGATGTGAAAGCGTGTTTGTGTGACATGCAAGACTTGACTTGCACTGAAGTGCTTTCTAGATTTCCATACTGTGCATTACGACTTGgtccttttttaaatgtctaaAAGTACTCTGTTagtttttcacataaaatgtaatctgttaccTACTTGAAAAAGTAACTATTGCAGTTACAAATTACTGAAACGTATTCAGATTCCAGTAATGCGTCACTTCCCAACACTGTAAATGGTGTGGGCACTATTGAAACGGTTCCTAATAAACAGGACACAATATGTGCTTGATCAGAATTCCATGTGCAATGATCTCGTAGATACTGCTTGCTCCTTAcctgttttcagtgttttgggTATTAGGTTTATTTTAAGGAATAGACCTAGACTACTTTCATAGACCTGGAAAACCATTAAATTTCTCACATTCAATGTCTAATCAAGTTCCATCCAATCATACAAGGTGAATTAGTCTAGCCTTGTCATAACAAGGGTACAGTCTTTCCAAGCCAGTCTGTGGTCCATACAAGCTCCGGTTCTGTGCAGTAGCGCTGGTCTTTTCCATTTTCCACCAAGCCCATGATCTGAATACATCAAATTTACTGTCTGGAtctctttttttttgccacatcGGTGCTAGATCTTGAGATGCAATAAGAAAGTAAGCAGCAAGGTATGACATACAGAGTGATCTTGTGAAAAGCAAACACCCTCGGTCTTGATGCTAACGCTCAGGTCTTTTAACTAGAGTTCCCGTTCAAGGAAGAACACTGAACCAGGTACAGTAGGACcgttgtttttaaatgaatatgttTTCATAAATCCTTTAGTGGAATTCTGTACTaaaactgacatttatttatttatttttttaaatatatatatttagtctaAGCAGCCAGGCTCTGTGAAGGAACAGAAGATCCATTTCAGCCAGGATTATACCAGAGGCTTTGAGAAGCTATGAATCGTCTTTGTGCTTTTCTCCTGGTCTCCTGTTTCATCCTTGGCCTTTTATCTTTAATAGGTATGTGAACTATTTACTTACGGGCTCATTAGGTCTGAAGCACATACAATCCTGGCTGGGGAAAAAGACATCAGAGAAATGAGATAAAGATTGCTCAATTACTGTCGGCTCTACCTGTATCTCCCAGATATCCTTGAGGGACGGTTCATACAATCATACAGCAGCATATTCTTAAATGACCTTGTAATTCCATTCAAATAGATAAGGGAAATCCAGCTATTAATCCGCTAGAAGATTTAGCACTCTCTTTTTTCCCCAGCTACTCAGTCACTTGAAAAGCAGGCATATGGAGCCCACAGCCAGCAGTAAGTAAAGGAGAATCCCAGATTTTagtttcattatgttttttgttttgttttttattgctgCATTTACATCCAGGTTCTTAAACAGGTTGGAAAGAACTACCAAACTGCTGACTGTTTGTTTTACTAAAGAAACAGGGCCACATTAAAACCAAGAGAACAGAAAAGAGAAACATACACAACACAGAAAAGTTAATATTACAGATCTAGGAAGAAAGAATGATGCCAAGAGCATATcaaagttgtttatttttacagtgcTCTCGttcgttcattcattcatgttGACAGAAAATTGTTCTATGCTTCACTATCTAAAGACCCGCCAGTAATTCACATGCAtagaaaatgtcactttttttatgTTTGAGATAGTGAAGTAGGGAGAACTGTACTTTTGTCACATTTATGGCTGAATAACTGACCTGAAGTAACATTAGCTACAGTAGATATCAGGTTCTATGAAACCATGTATTTTGTTACACTAAATTACTTAGATGAAGTATGTATGACATGTTATCAAATTATACTAGCTAAGGGTAGATTTATCTGGAACATCCCAGTTCTTaaccaatacaataaaaaatcaaATGGTTTATCAGTGTTCCTAGTCTGTGAATTGTTTTTAGATGATATTCATTTGAAAGGTGCATTAACAAGAATTACTAATTTAGCTAAAACGTTCTCTTTATTTGTACTTCTTTAACTGTCAGGGAAACACATGTTTGTACCAGACCATTCACAGGTACGTGTGTTACTGCTCATTTTCATCCTCTGAGCGCAAAATAGATTTtgaataaatagattttttttttgttctctctgGTAACCTGATTTTACACACAAATGTACATGTAGGTGTTTATATGAAATATATAGCCTTCTAATTTCCTGCCCATTTCCTGTTACACTAATCATAAAAGAAGCATGCAAATCTACTTCTGATACATAATAAACACCTCCTTTCTACCAATTTAGCTTGTTTCTGATACTATGTAGAAATTAATATATTTTGCTGATCATGATTTATAAATGGTGAGCAATTTTTTCGATTtttccagttgatatttcctgcAATAACTGACCAGTCAGACTGGAAGGAATTCCACAAgaagcaacacagaactttagaactctggCTGGAAAATAATTGTGTGACAGAGATTATGAAACCTACTGCATGGGGTaggtgtgtgataaatgagaatgtaaTACCCACCCTCGGGATGGGATGCTCGGGTGGGCGTTAAATACttatatcacacactaccccatgcattattctttATATCTCTGCTGCAGCAATAGAATGTCCATATAAACTGTGTGCTCAGACAGGCTGTTTATAAGAAGAGACAGCTCATTTATCAACAGCATACTTTactatttataattaaaacaaaaaaaaaaacataatgggTAAACATGGATCTATAACAGAACTTAAACCTGTGGTTCATCATAAAGCCTGTTGCTGagatatgcatttattttttgatgacatcatcatagGATGTACACTGTTGTGCAGAAAATCTATATCTGTTCATCTGTTAGGTAATACTGCTTCTACTTATAATAATCCCATTAATTCAAGTATTATGCATTACCTATTCCTATGCCACTCTTTGAAATACCATACTTTTGTATAAGTTGTTAGAAATTCGGTTTATAGATGCAGCACTGTGTAATAAACTATTGAGAAAGCCATCCGGACTAACACAGGGAAGCAGTTTGACCAATATGACAACCTCAACATTTCACATTTACTCAGAACAATTTTGTGAAAAGCTTTGTCTTATCACAGTACATCAGTGTGATTAAAAAGTTGGTAGTGCAGTTAAGGAAACCTGTACTATCAAAAACATTCATGGCAAGACAGAGACCCATGGAGTCCAAATACCTGGAGATATCATCAACACATCTATGTTAAAATAAAAGGCAAAACTAACACATCCACAGTGTGTAGGATGCATCAAACTGCTTAATGGTATAATGtaaaatgttgcttttaaaaGTATGCTTTATATACAGTGTGGGTGGATCAAAGGCATTCCATTTTGTAAGAAAGAATTAAAAGAGATTAGGGGCAGCCATTAAATTAATATGTTAGCATGATTTTTGATTCctatcattttctttttactatttccttttttttaattttaggagCAGACACCAATGAAGATGACAAAGGTGAGAATTGTATCAGTATATACATTTATAGTTTGGGAGGTATGGTAAATGGCATGTATTTAAATATCTAATTAACTCGCATGCAttgttagattattatttttcttttatttggcaTACTGCTGGCTTGAAAAATGAAATTTGTGTAACATAATTTTGTTGTTAGTTAATTATtaacaaaatgtcctttcatttGTCAAAGGCATTTCTCATAGCTTTGTACTTGAAAATTGGCAAGGCAACTTTATCTGAACAGTGGGAAAATGGCATGACTTTGAGCTGAGGATTAAAGCTGTCCCCAGTAGTTAGAACAAGGTCATTTCACACTCTTAACGCTCCTGAAAAGAGCTGCgcagaaatgttattttttaagtCAGCTGTGGGCCAAAAAAAGTCCTGTTGACATTCACAAAGTGCCACCAGATCATACTGTTCACtttaaatcttttattattattattgagtcatttGGCAGAATCTTTTATCCAaaatgacttacagagacttgggggtgaactatgcattacaACTTcttctgcagagtcacttgcaataccTCGGTCCTACGTATCATCCGAAGGACAGGGtacagggtcacacagtgagtcagtgactgagctgggaatctcctggtaacaagcccctttctttaaccactggaccaccaagccttgAACAGAGTGGCATAATCTTGTCACATATAACTGAAACAACAAGCCCCGACATCTGAAGGGCACATCCAAAGTGAACTGACACACGGCAAgctgacaaactttttttttatataactgatCTCTACTTTCTGTCATTTCCTTTTGGTTTGGGCATGTCAGTATtaggaaaaaaatacagaatCATAGCTGAAGCGTGTCACTTTGTGCATGACGGTGGTTAGTGGGTGCACTCATGGATTTCATTTATGGTATCTTGTGAACTGAGTGAATCATGGCTTTTCAGACTAACCCCAGGGGGAATATAACCAAATCTCACTATTCCAAAGAGCTGAGCAGCACCTGACTGCATGTTATTATCTTTTACAAAATGCCCTGTATCTGCTGAACTACTGTTGTTTTATAAATTATAGGTGGGAAAGGTAAATTAGGTACAGTAGATCTGGTAAAATGGTGACTTTGTTTCCATAGGGGTATAAGTCTTTggtggttttcttttctttaacaaTCTTAAATAGATGCATGCTGTTTAAAGACTGGTGTAGGTCTTGAGATTTGAAGTTGTTGTCACACCTATGCTAAGGAAATCTGTCAAAAAAGCAATATGTATTGCATATCAAATTGGTAAcagaaaattaaatatatacGGTTCTTAGAGTGGAAGTGCAGTTGATTTCCGCTGCATCGGAGCTGTACATTTGAGAGCAGGCAATGCAATATAGGTGGCACATTTTTTGCACTCCATGTTTAAAAACGTCCTTATTCTCTTGTTTTGGTTAGGTGATGAAAAACTCTTCTTTCTTTATTTCAGCATCTTTGTGTCGTGTTGGGCTTTTACCTCAAGGTTCAAACTTTCGCTCAATAGATAGATACAGTGGACTCAATTCAGCTTGAAGTGGTGACTTATCTTGTGTGTCGCTTTCCCTGCAGTATAACCTCAGTGCTGGTTCCTTTAATGCGTTTCAGATCTTGTGTGCTTTGGTACTGCTTGTTCCATTCTTCATGGTATAGTTTTCTGGTGTTCAGTTTTCCTTGGCTGGCTTGTTTCAGATTGTACTGCACACCATAGCTTTTATCAATTAATTCCTTTTTGTATCCCACTCACTAAAATTCCTTTTCAGCGTCCTGTAGATGCTGGTTTGGATCAGCCTCTTACAAGAACTGTAGCAATTACCATTCACTTGACAATATTGTGTGATGTTTAAAAGTTTAAGAATTGGTGAGGGGTGCTAAATCAGTATGTTTgctgttttcccatgcttttctcatggttatactatgcatttacagtagttaccatggtttgccatgtttttttaatatgcttcaccatacctctctgggctttaccatgctttgactatactttattacactttgctatgcttttactataacaAACTTATTAGGGGAAGCAGTAAAGAAACTGGAAAAGTAGAGCTGAAAACAGTCCAGGGCTAAAGAGGTTgaatatgataaaaaaaagtgaTGCTGTATTAAATTATGCATAAAACTACTGCTGTAAAAATTGCCTCCCCTGTCCTAGGAGATAGCCGGGAGAAGCGCAGCATGCCCAACTGGAGTGGCTCTGCCTCGGATTTCTTTGCCTGGGTGGAGCAGCTTCGCTCCCATGCAGGATATGCGAAGATGGATGAACTGGCCAGAACCTTCTGGGCTCATTTCCCCTCTGCCTCCAGACTGGGCTATGAGGTCCCAGAGCCTGAGGAGTGAATAGAGAGACAGCAACAGACAGATGTGAAAACACATGGTCACCAGCTGCACAAGTCAACATCTGCCTGCAGCTCCCTACTGAATATGGACTCTTTATATAAGACAAAAGATTGCTACACGTTTCACCTCCTATTGTTTGTATTCAAATTGCAGGGCATGtagtaaattaaaacaaatgaaatgtacattactgctgtgttaaaagtGTGTTAATGGAAGTTTAGTTTAGACCACTCACAGATTTTGCCAATATGCAATAAACTTTACAACACAACAAAGGTTGCTTAGTTGTCTGATTATCTGTTGTATCTTCAAATCAGCAAACCATTTGTAGGTAAGATCTTCTAAACCACTTTCTGAGTGGGAACACTTAAGGTCTCTTGTTGCTCTAAAACATAATTAAAGTAATTACAGATGGC
Encoded proteins:
- the LOC117406911 gene encoding otospiralin-like, which codes for MNRLCAFLLVSCFILGLLSLIATQSLEKQAYGAHSQQETHVCTRPFTGADTNEDDKGDSREKRSMPNWSGSASDFFAWVEQLRSHAGYAKMDELARTFWAHFPSASRLGYEVPEPEE